AATATAAAATGAATAACAGAACGATTGCTTTAATGACAAAACGGTACGCCTGCTTGATTGGAAAAATAATTTCTACCAGACTAATGCCAATCAGCGTCAAAGCGACCAAGCTGGTCGTTTCTTGAAACCAGATCGGCTCCGTATAAGCTACCCATTGCATTCCGATCATGACGATCCACAACAGGGCGAATGCATTGTACCAAGACCCTACAACTTTGCCAGCCCATGTTCTCATAGACCTCCACCTCCCATCGCTGAAGGCAGCTCTTGCAGATCAGACACCGCATATCCTTTGATCCCGCGTCCACGAAGAAGTGTCAGCCATTCACTCTTATGCCCCTGGCTCGCACGCTGCTCGATACGAATATGAGATGCAGTCATTCCGCGTGTACCGGCATATCGAAGTGATTCCAGAACATTTGCATTATCCAGTGGCGAGATGAGTACAAAAAACGCGCCTTGCGGAAAGGAGCGAATGGAATCCTGAATGCTGGAGAGAAGATCACTTGTGCCTGTATAATCCAGATCAACAAGATGCTGAACCATCTTCTGGCGCTCATTCTGACTGTCCGTAGGCAGGAACAGCTTGGTCTCCTCGCTGATGGTACACAGCCCCATGCTCAGACGCTCACGATTGCCATATTCAAGGAGCGAGGCAGCAGTAGAGACGGCAAGTTCAAATTGCTCCGAGCTCTTGTAGCCCTCCTCAGTCGCATCCAAGACCAGAATCGTCTTCGGCAGCGACTCATGCTCAAACTCTTTGGATTTCCATTGTCCCGTCTTGGCTGTCGCATTCCAGTGTATGCGAGATAACCGGTCTCCATAGACATAGTCTCGAACTCCATTAATTTGCGTGGTTTCTCTGCGGGACCGTGTGAGAGCAGCCTGTGGACCTGACAGCCGAGAATTTTGATCGTAGAGCTGCCAATACGGAATAAATACGGTTCTTGGAAGTACTCTGAAGCTTCCGTAGGCGTTAAATGTCCCTTTATGCTCAATAAGACCGAAAATATCTTCGCTAATACA
This sequence is a window from Paenibacillus urinalis. Protein-coding genes within it:
- a CDS encoding DUF58 domain-containing protein, with the protein product MLKSVRYRTGRYTKSKAWIVLFVWIICLFYVLFQGGKTSIMLFSMVTLLSIYLLIGQFGGARRAVGTRQLTSSGEHTELLHAGDQVHVQLGLQIPGLLPLPYVIVREVLKRHNGESWSFEESLVPNMRGSGKLVFLTPPLERGKYKFMETECISEDIFGLIEHKGTFNAYGSFRVLPRTVFIPYWQLYDQNSRLSGPQAALTRSRRETTQINGVRDYVYGDRLSRIHWNATAKTGQWKSKEFEHESLPKTILVLDATEEGYKSSEQFELAVSTAASLLEYGNRERLSMGLCTISEETKLFLPTDSQNERQKMVQHLVDLDYTGTSDLLSSIQDSIRSFPQGAFFVLISPLDNANVLESLRYAGTRGMTASHIRIEQRASQGHKSEWLTLLRGRGIKGYAVSDLQELPSAMGGGGL